AAATGAAAGATAATACTCTATAAGTAGGAAagtagaaataaattttttttttcaaagttgacaaaaatattgaaattcatAAATAAGTCTTACTTATTATAAATTAAGCAATTGATAAATCattgtttattttcaaaaatccaaAATATTCAAAGAAAATGATATGATCCAACCCCAAAATGATTTAAAGAACAAAATGAGAGCTAAGGTCATCTCCAAAACTGACATCATTTTGGTGCAGCTTATATATCTCCAATGGGGCTGCGCTATTtgcgccaaatttggcgcagGAGGAGACCCCTGCACCAATTTGGCGCAgaggtgtttttttttaaatttttttattttttatatttatatttattatgaatatttgtatttaaattataaatagtatttaaataataatataatatttattttattattttaacaattagatatttaatcataaaatttataaattaataattgttgatttttaaaatatttttttatttattttaattattaatatttaaaaactaatttttttatgatttttaattaatataatttaatacaaatacaaaaaaattaatataacaataaaattcataagtaaaataaaagaaaaatttcgagaatattctttttggtgtaagatttgaagtaaatggatTGGAAATGaatgttgtatttggtgcagaaatcgcactattttagtgtaaaatttacactaaaatagattttgtggttaGAGATGACctaatatgaagatgatgaagacaTATCTTTGGAAAAAAGATAAACAAATTATTgatatcaaaaaaattacaagCATCCCAAAACGAGGATGGAAATATGGTTTCATACCAAGAGATAATAATAGAGAGAAAAAATAAGTACCAAGTTATTAGGATAAGTAAAAGAGAATTAAAAATAAGTTCGCGTTTAAAAACATATCGTATATAActgatataataaaatttaacgTGTTAATGCACATGCACAAATATACTTGTCATATTAACATCGAAACTAAATAAATATGACATTAATTCACTTggataattaatttttacaaaaataacttTTTCCAACGTATATCGCACGTCTCTTTTTcctattaatataaaatttatgagTTATATCTACaaagttaatatttaaaaatgatttttatattgtctatAGTTCAAATCtcattaaatctcatgaaatatCTTGAATTGGTAAGAATTTCATTTAGTTAAACCAAATCTTATCAAATATAAATCTCGTTTTGAAATCCATTTCCAAtcatttaaaatgaaatttctcattccaaatattttaaaatcacgTATTTCTCTCATTCCAAACGCACGgtaaagaaatgatttttgggGGAAAAAAAGGGTACATTTGGTATTACGCTTTGAGAATGCTACTCTTACCGTTCAATCATGATTCAAATGATTTGTAAAATTTCTATGTATTTACGAGGTTAAGgggtaaaatagtaaaataCATTTTAGCAATCCCAAATTCCAGATATCATGTTCGAGATCCAGCTATAACAAATCAATCTCTCTTCTAATAACGTTTAATTAAATGTAAAGATTATGTTAAAAATcgtggaaatattttttttcttaaaatgattaaaaaatgtaGTACTAGTTTATTTTATGTTGGGAACCAAAGaaaattgagtaggtctcttgtgagacggtctcacgaatatttatctgtaagaaggatcaatcctaccgatattcacaataaaaaacaatactaatactttttcatggatgacccaaataagagatatgcctcacaaaatacgacacgtgagaccgtctcacacaagtttttgccaagaaAATTTGGGGAAAGTACAAAAAcactatttttttatataaaaaaaaaaagaagaaaagaatccTAGGTCTATTTTGGGTTATAATTGGTATCAAAGTCGCAAATATTCATTTAATCCCATCACAAGTGGACGGCCAAGTGAAAAGGATGTATACCTTatcttatattaaatatatacataaatatttaaatatatttttaaaaataattaaatgactCTCAACCAATGTCCAACTAGAACCTCCTAAATTGTTGAACATATGCATTACTATTTCACAAAAATACATCTTGAACATTATTCAAAGAATTTCGGACAACAAATTCATAGCTAACCAAAGAAATGAAGTCTCCAAGAATAAGTAGTGAAAAAATAGATGTTGGCATTAAAATGAGGAATATGTCTtttataagacggtctcacggatctttatcgtgagacggatcactcatgtccatatttacaataaaaattaatactttttcgtgaATGATCCATATataatatctgtttcacaaaattgaaacAGGATCGTCTTagagtttttgtgtaaaatGAGGCTGAATTAATGCACACTTTAAAATGGCAAGAAGCGAAAGTCATAAAGCAATGACTAACTTTAATTACAGGACTTGTTCAACATCTTATGTTTGAAGGAGATTGCTGTCTACAGTCgcatttattttattcaatgaTTCTTGGTTTTTTCAAAAGTATGAGCAAAATAACTAGTTCAATTACTTGCTTTCTTTGGCTTTAGTTGAATATCCATTCCATATAATAAACATCTAATAGAATTCAGATGATTCTTGAATGGTAGAAGTTGTAAGGTTGATGATTCTTGAACGATCTAAGTTCTAAGGACAATATCCATTCCATAGAATAAACATCTAATAGAATTCAGATGATTCTTGAATGAATCGAAGTTCTAAGGACGTTGATTGAAGTTTCCAACACTGTTATGACACCAGGCATTGCGAAGAATTATTATATGAAACAAAACCATATTCATTAATGAAACTCAATCAAACAACTCCatgaatattaaaaaatattgtcaCTAATCAATGATGAATCATAATCTATTACTCAGTCTTCCAAGCATACAAGAAGAAAGAAAAGCCAAGACCTGGTACTTTGGAATCCATGAAACTGTCGGAGCAGCTCCACGAAAATGCGGAGGAATCGGGCAAAGTTGGGCTACTCCACAACTTCTCCGCGGATAAACTTGTCTGAAACATGAACACTGCATTCCCTAAACTTGAACCGAATAGCCAATTGTGAACATCCCAATAGACTTCAACAGGGAGCCCATCCACCAATATTGAGTAATTTCCTCGAAATTTCCATTGGAGATGCTTCACCTGCATCACTGGTTTTGCATCAATATGAATCAGTAAACTAGGTTCGTCGCTCGTACTCGAATCACACTCGATTCTCAGGTCATGAATCTGTCCATTATCACAGAATTGTGCCTTGGTACCATATACCCTCTTTCCAGAAATATGCTCCCTCCTCGAGATGAACATTGCATTGCAGAAGGCACTAATAGCTCCAGTTTTCTTGAATGCTTCTTTCCTAAGATCCCCAATTACCAAAACCATTTCCCCCTTACAAACAACAGCGACATAATACCCCTCAAAAGGCTCAGGTCCAGGACCAAATTTCGCCGAAGAAAGATCCCAAAACACCTCAATTTTATTAGCATTCACTTCAAAACATTTGGAtccttttctttttgaaaacaaagaagGTTTCACATCTACTTTACAGATACAACGATTTGATGCATCATCTAATTCAACACTAAGGCACTGACCCATAATGTTCTTGCTCCATATAATGCTGATTATGCAAGACTTACCAAGTAATTTACACCTATACATGCAAGTAACAGAATTATGAGGACCTTTTCTCGCACCTAAGCCAGAAGAAGAAGCATCAGCAACCTGAACTCCATTTTCTCCAAAACAAGATGGAAAGTCCCTCATCTCCGGTACATCCAAGAAAATCCAAGAATTTATACTTCTACAATCTTTTCTCGGGCTATATTGCAAGAAAATTCTGATCTTTACGCACCCTTTTGAACCTCAAGAAAATTACTACAAGAAAAAAACCAATCTTTTAGAAGTAAAATCAAGAACCCATTTTTCCAAGTGCCGTACAATCACGCGGATCTATGTCCAGAAGCAAAAAAGTTCAAAGTACTGGGTATGAAGAGTGTTTGATGAAAGGACAGGTGAGTTGAAGATTAGGGTAAATTTAGTGGGGTGGAGAAAAAGAAGCGGACTAAAATCACATAtgattttttgttcttttgtttAAGAGATGCCATACAAAAGGTatgaattttcattttcaagTTTCCTTTTTaaacagagaaaaaaaaaaaaaagaaatttggaTGCAATGGAAGATTTGGTTTGGTTGGCTTATTTAATAATGGGGTACCAAAAATATCAAAGAAAttcgaaaaataataaatataaattcattgtTTATCATTTTAGTTTGTTATTTGTGAAAATTTACTCAATCTTATGGAATTGTGAGAAATTTGACAAAAAATACTACTTAATATCAAGAGtgtgtctcttgtgagacggtctcacgaatctttatctgttagacgggtcaaacctaccgatattcacaataaaaagtaatatttttagcataaaagtaatactttttaatggatgacccaaataagagatccgtctcacaaaatacgactcgtgagaccgtctcacacaaatttttgtctaatATCAATAACTTATGGAGAATATATATATTGGCAagcatatatgtatttttttaatttcactTTCTTTTTTGGAAAAGGTCaaattatcatatattttatttaagatttcACAAAATATCTTCCTGCAATCAAGGGTAACAATGGGGTTTCTGCATATATTATtgagagtaggtatcttgtgacaCGGTTtctcgaatctttatctgtgagacggatcaatcctaccgatattcacaataaaaagtaatactcttagcataaaaagtaatattttttcatagataacccaaataagaaattcgacccacgaaattgatccgtgagaccgtctcacaagagtttttgtgattgaTAAATAGTAAAAATTATGATCAACGGCCATCTCTTTGTTTATAATTTGGCTTTGTTTTGCGTGAGGATAACACAAAGTAAAAGCGTGGGGGCAACAAAATTATGTGCAAAAGTAGCATCCGAGAAAAGGACTACAACCCCAATCAACCCATTGAATTCGAAGTTacgttatttatattttattatattatatcattatacattaattgaagaaaaaaatattataaatagaaTAGTTTTTGTTCATGTTgttctttataattttttgtatcTCGTAAATCCGACTCAACTTGAATCATCAATAACCTACTCAAAGTCCGAATTATTCCTCCCTACCCAGGAAAAGTCCTGAAAAGTAACGGCTAAACATTCGACTACGTTATTACAGAAAACTAGAATGGATGTGAATGAAATTCATTCTATATAAAACTCTTGAATTAAATATTATGTGATGAGGAAAGAATCCTGAATAAGCAGGGATGCATCTTCCAAATTTATGAATTGCTAGATATAATATAAGATCAGCgcaaatcttgtattttaaggagtttgtcTTACTAAAATTCTTTCCATACAAGATATCTATATCCTCTGActctataaatatcatatatgatCTATGGTTTTACATGTCCACTTATTAATTAAACAAGTATTAATGTTCTCGCACACttaagtttattttttagattgacttaagcatcggagagACTACACCGAAAATAATTATGGTGCCTTCTAATGCAGCTCCACTTGCACCTGATCGACGAGGCTGTGCTCAGCTTACTCCATACCAGCCAGCAAGACTTGATTATTTTGGCTCACCAGACCAAATACTAAGTACGTAAAAATTTTTGTATCatcaattttcataattttttaacaagagaacAAATCATCGTTATTTTTCGACGTGCACCGGATAAACCATCAGTAAAATAGACTTGGCAAGCCATGTGCAATAGCCTAAAAATTTTGTTAGCCGAGTAAAATGGACTTGGCAAGCCATGTGCAATAGACTCGATCGAAAAAGTATTGATAGAGGAAATCGAGCCCGTGACCATCTTGTGTTGCACTAAACAACTCAGACACCTCATGAAAGCCATaattcttatttatttaatcgggaaagaagaataaaaaaattaaacaattgaaatttaaatacaCACATTAAAGTGTGTTCGATAAATTTGTCAATAAATGAGAAACTAGACTACATAAATTCCACAAATCTTGGCTTTCAACCCAATTCAAACTCTACTCTATTAAATAATTCAACTACAAATTCAAACTTGCCAACAAATTCGAACAGACCTCGAAGGAATGGAGCGTTTTAAACACTGATTGGCTTTGCTTTACAActcattcatatttttaaaattgtttgaaAAGTGATCCGAATATGTTCTTGTTGACGTACAAAAACTGCTAAATAAACAATTATATTTCAACTACTTCACAATTATATTATGGTTTTCATATATAGATTAAGTGAACTAATATCCAACTAATTTTTTACGTGTCCACGCCTAGTTAATTTGGAGATGAATTTTGGGTGGGTGTGTTGTTTTCTggaaaataatcaatttttatatttcattaaaattCATGAGAAAATCACGATCGTACAATATCTGtgtttctcaaattttttttaaaaaaaatacattcttgataattttcaaattcttgTCGCCCTCGTACTTATTCAATATTCACCATTTAGTATTTCCGAGTCCATTCAAAACACGAGGAGACAGAGACGAAAATCTCACGGTAATGCCCAGAAagatggaattatctcccatACATTATATTACTTCCTCTCTTAGGACATTTAGTCCAACAGACAAAAATTAAGACAAGTTCTCCGACTCGTAATTGCGGATTTTTTGCTACCGTTTTGAACagtttcaagaaaatatttcttatcATGGCTGTAAAAGTGTTGCAATATTTGCTACCTACAAGTTTACAGTGTCAAATTTTAGTACTCGGCAGAGTACGGATGTCGATCCCACATATAGtgctatttaattataaattaagtaccacaattaaaataatcagaatttatttagaaaatgcactagtatttttgttattaattacGAACTAAATTTAATGAAAGCACGCAAACGTTTTAAATTCAGTGAGAATAACAATCTAGAGGTACGATTTCACTTGGTTTTCAATATATTCAATTATCATCGAcatcaatatttataatttcgACGTGTTTGCTACCCAAGAATTCTCAACTATTTCTACTCACTTTATCAAGTGGTGCGTAGAAATCAATTATCTAAAGTCAATTTCAATATCtctataaaaaaatcaaacaataaataatttcaattgCACAATAATTCTTTTAATGGATTCGTTGGAATTATCGGCCTTCCGAACCCCATAAACACCAACGATATATTTTCCTACGGTCATATTCAAAATCTCCTCTCTCGATTGATAGATCTCAAATAAATATGACAATTCAATTATTGATCAAGTAATTGAACACAATAAAAtccagaaaatataaataaacaagaagAAATTTGCATATATAAGTCAACAATTCATAAATAAGGTTCGACCAAGCTACTTCGTCCTCTAGATTGAAGAAATTAGTTCATAACGAAAAAACGATAAAACAAATTCATGTTTTCCGACATCACTAATAGAATAAAATTAAgtaagaaaaaaagaagaagaatcaAATCAGAAATGTGACTCCGTCCTCGGTAGATGCACTCTTCATCTTCGTTCTTCCGCTCTCTTTCTCGTTCTCTGGAATTTTGTGTGATTGCGGCTCTCTCCCCT
This genomic window from Primulina huaijiensis isolate GDHJ02 chromosome 7, ASM1229523v2, whole genome shotgun sequence contains:
- the LOC140980105 gene encoding uncharacterized protein, translated to MRDFPSCFGENGVQVADASSSGLGARKGPHNSVTCMYRCKLLGKSCIISIIWSKNIMGQCLSVELDDASNRCICKVDVKPSLFSKRKGSKCFEVNANKIEVFWDLSSAKFGPGPEPFEGYYVAVVCKGEMVLVIGDLRKEAFKKTGAISAFCNAMFISRREHISGKRVYGTKAQFCDNGQIHDLRIECDSSTSDEPSLLIHIDAKPVMQVKHLQWKFRGNYSILVDGLPVEVYWDVHNWLFGSSLGNAVFMFQTSLSAEKLWSSPTLPDSSAFSWSCSDSFMDSKVPGLGFSFFLYAWKTE